The Kosmotoga olearia TBF 19.5.1 sequence TACTCAATGACATAAGTTTTTCTGTAAAAGAAGGAGAGATATTTGCTCTGGTCGGACCAAATGGTGCCGGAAAAACCACAACGCTTAGATGCCTTTATGGAGAGTTAAAACCCGAAAGCGGTTCAATAAATGTCTTTGGAAAAGAACTCTGCACTCCGCTCAAAACCGGAATAGCTGTGATGACTGAAGACCGTTTGACTTTCAGGCGATTCAAAGGCGAAGATTATATAAAAATGTGGAAAATGCTGTACCCGAATTGGCAGGATAAAACATTCAACAGTTTCTCCGTACATTACAGATTCAACATGGACCAACCCGTGGAAACCTATTCCATGGGGATGAGAACGCTTTTTAACTTAGCGCTGGTGGTATCGAGCAATGCTGATTTGCTTATACTCGATGAACCCACCCAAAATCTGGATCCCGTAATACGAGAAGAAGTAACCAATATACTGAGAGATTACAGTGTCCAGAAAGGAAAAACCGTGATTATTTCATCTCATGAAATCTATGACCTGGAAGAAGTCGCTTCATCTTTTGCGATAATCTTCGAAGGTCATGTCCTTTATACTGATTCCATTGATAGAGCAAAAGAAATCCACAGGATGGTTTCAAGAAACGAGAACATAGATGATGGAGAACTGATCGGTCTGGTAAACGACGAAATTCTCGTAAAAACCGATAAAAACATCGGAAGATACGCTAACTTCAAAGAAATAGTCCTGGGCTACCTTCAAGGGAAGAAAGCATTCAAACCTTTTGAAAACAGCACCTCCGACAATCAGATCAACGATAGCCCTTTTACCCTTTGATAATTTGATCAAAACGCCCTTCATGCAAATAAATTGCTGAAGGGCGTTTTTACTTCCTAAAAACTTATGAAAATAATGGCTTATCAGGCACCTTTTCCTCAGGCGAGCCAGATCAATACCAATGGTTCATCGCTTTCTGTCCAGACTACGTGACTCGTATTCGGTGGAATGTAATACGACTCGCCTTTCTTTACCTTTACAGTCTTATCCCCAATCTTAGCAAAACCC is a genomic window containing:
- a CDS encoding ABC transporter ATP-binding protein, which codes for MIVEIKGINKKFGTKPVLNDISFSVKEGEIFALVGPNGAGKTTTLRCLYGELKPESGSINVFGKELCTPLKTGIAVMTEDRLTFRRFKGEDYIKMWKMLYPNWQDKTFNSFSVHYRFNMDQPVETYSMGMRTLFNLALVVSSNADLLILDEPTQNLDPVIREEVTNILRDYSVQKGKTVIISSHEIYDLEEVASSFAIIFEGHVLYTDSIDRAKEIHRMVSRNENIDDGELIGLVNDEILVKTDKNIGRYANFKEIVLGYLQGKKAFKPFENSTSDNQINDSPFTL